A single genomic interval of Alteromonas sp. BL110 harbors:
- a CDS encoding putative bifunctional diguanylate cyclase/phosphodiesterase yields the protein MSQHTSLATIPNRYAFIDSVVKRASQSTSISLMLVDVVRFSDVTTSLGIHVGDRFLLEIANRIQHLFGQHVLIGRISGDVFGIVFPNENKEAVMRQMFERLVEHFKTPMHYDGTAFIADFNVGVVCGEKDGFEITAFISRAESALKQAKENKYENYFALTKSDKSDTGRSLALKADLKRALSQNELELYYQPKVDLNTLHVVGAECLLRWNHPLDGVLFPGPLIEAAESYNMMNELGYWTLEQAFRALAELDVLRMPIVLSVNISPTQLYDNQLIPTLTMLSDTYGLPLSLIELELTEDVALSNSLMVKKQLDELRSLGVAISVDDFGKGYSNLAYIRDLDIDALKIDKSFVMELETHPVNRAIIEAAKVIGRAKGCCVVAEGIETVEQLHILREVGISQGQGYLFSRAVPFTEFVQLTQQEIIIGSSPRRAQA from the coding sequence ATGAGCCAACATACATCACTGGCAACCATCCCCAATCGCTATGCGTTTATCGATAGCGTAGTAAAACGAGCGTCTCAAAGCACGTCTATTTCTTTGATGCTGGTTGATGTTGTGCGTTTTTCAGATGTAACAACGAGTTTAGGCATTCACGTAGGTGACCGTTTCCTTCTTGAAATTGCCAACCGTATCCAACACCTTTTTGGGCAACATGTGCTTATTGGCCGAATCAGTGGTGATGTATTTGGTATTGTTTTTCCCAATGAAAACAAAGAAGCCGTGATGCGACAAATGTTCGAGCGCCTTGTAGAGCATTTCAAAACACCTATGCATTATGATGGCACGGCATTTATCGCTGATTTTAATGTGGGTGTGGTATGCGGCGAAAAAGACGGGTTTGAGATTACAGCGTTTATTTCACGGGCAGAATCTGCGTTAAAGCAAGCCAAAGAGAATAAATACGAAAACTACTTTGCACTGACCAAGTCAGACAAATCTGATACTGGCAGAAGTTTGGCGCTAAAAGCGGACCTAAAGCGAGCACTTTCTCAAAATGAACTTGAGCTTTATTACCAACCCAAAGTTGATTTGAACACCCTTCATGTAGTGGGGGCTGAGTGCCTGTTGCGTTGGAACCACCCTCTCGATGGTGTTCTGTTTCCAGGTCCTTTAATTGAAGCGGCAGAATCATACAACATGATGAATGAGCTGGGCTATTGGACGCTGGAGCAAGCATTCAGAGCACTCGCTGAACTAGACGTGCTGAGAATGCCCATTGTACTGTCGGTAAACATTTCACCTACCCAGCTCTATGACAATCAATTAATACCTACATTGACGATGTTAAGCGATACGTACGGTTTGCCGCTGTCCCTTATCGAATTAGAGCTCACAGAAGACGTCGCGCTATCCAATTCACTAATGGTGAAAAAACAGCTAGATGAGTTAAGAAGTCTCGGAGTCGCTATTTCGGTAGATGACTTCGGCAAGGGGTATTCTAATCTTGCCTATATTCGTGACCTAGATATTGATGCTCTTAAAATAGACAAATCTTTTGTGATGGAGTTAGAAACACATCCGGTCAATAGGGCGATTATTGAAGCCGCGAAAGTAATTGGGCGTGCCAAAGGCTGTTGCGTGGTCGCTGAGGGCATTGAAACCGTAGAGCAGCTTCACATTCTGCGAGAAGTTGGGATATCCCAGGGGCAGGGATATTTGTTCTCTCGTGCTGTACCCTTTACTGAATTTGTTCAACTTACCCAGCAAGAGATCATCATAGGTAGTTCGCCAAGAAGGGCACAGGCCTGA
- a CDS encoding HIT domain-containing protein: MFKLDSRLHNDTFFVCDLSLCRVLLMNDSQFPWLILVPMKNDIAEIIDLSESEQVVLLRESALASKAMQAIFSPLKLNVAALGNVVRQLHVHHVARFENDCAWPKPVWGNQPTVAYASDEAQALVETIKQWFKDNS, from the coding sequence ATGTTTAAACTTGATAGTCGTTTACACAATGATACATTTTTTGTCTGTGATCTCTCGCTGTGTCGTGTACTGTTAATGAACGACAGCCAGTTTCCGTGGCTAATACTGGTGCCTATGAAAAACGATATCGCGGAAATTATCGACTTATCAGAAAGTGAGCAGGTGGTCTTACTAAGAGAATCTGCGCTGGCTTCAAAAGCGATGCAAGCCATATTTTCACCATTAAAACTAAATGTAGCGGCATTAGGTAACGTGGTAAGGCAGTTACATGTACACCACGTCGCCCGTTTTGAAAACGACTGTGCTTGGCCAAAACCTGTGTGGGGCAATCAGCCTACAGTGGCCTATGCCAGCGATGAAGCGCAGGCGCTTGTTGAGACCATCAAGCAATGGTTTAAAGATAACAGCTAG
- a CDS encoding heavy metal-binding domain-containing protein yields the protein MIVSTTPTLEGHKIEAYYGIVVGEAVMGANVFKDLFASIRDIVGGRSGSYEEELTTARKLAFTELEHEARSMGANAVVGIDLDYQVIGDKGSMLMVSISGTAVKTTPV from the coding sequence ATGATTGTTTCAACTACCCCAACCTTAGAAGGTCACAAGATTGAAGCCTACTACGGTATTGTTGTGGGCGAGGCTGTAATGGGCGCAAATGTGTTTAAAGACCTCTTCGCATCTATTCGCGATATCGTGGGTGGTCGTTCAGGGTCTTATGAGGAAGAGCTTACTACTGCACGCAAGTTAGCGTTTACCGAACTAGAACATGAAGCAAGAAGCATGGGTGCAAATGCTGTGGTTGGTATCGACCTAGACTATCAAGTGATTGGTGATAAAGGCAGTATGCTAATGGTGAGTATCAGCGGTACAGCAGTAAAAACGACGCCTGTATAA
- the astE gene encoding succinylglutamate desuccinylase codes for MQELIENGQFLTLSRRQPALFERAHQFTLANGTEVSITAPGIISFSVQPTSTPNKRIVLSCGVHGNETAPIEICDDLVKGILTGAITLAHDVLFLFGNLPAMDIAERFVEENMNRLFSGAHSKGEGLVNAERVRAKQLEEAVASFFEAAEGTRYHYDLHTAIRASKNEKFAVYPYLHDRVHSKGQLAFLAACGVKTILLSESSTTTFSYFSSYQYNAHAFTVELGKVRPFGQNDMSRFADAKNALTQLITQKDFAPSVNMEDLDIYRVNQIINRNEEQFTLHFDDDTPNFTDYAKGTVLASEPNKEYVAEQDGEAIVFPNAKVAIGQRALLTVVPTTLDKLDV; via the coding sequence ATGCAAGAACTTATCGAAAACGGCCAATTTTTAACACTTTCTCGCCGCCAACCGGCGTTATTCGAGCGCGCTCACCAATTTACGTTAGCTAATGGCACTGAGGTTAGTATCACTGCGCCTGGCATCATTAGTTTTTCCGTACAGCCTACCTCTACGCCCAATAAGCGCATTGTTTTGTCCTGTGGAGTTCACGGAAACGAAACAGCGCCTATCGAAATTTGTGATGACTTGGTTAAGGGTATTCTTACTGGGGCAATTACGCTTGCACACGATGTACTGTTTTTATTCGGTAATTTGCCGGCCATGGATATTGCTGAGCGCTTTGTCGAAGAGAACATGAATCGATTATTTAGCGGGGCGCATTCAAAAGGCGAAGGCCTAGTGAACGCTGAGCGCGTGCGCGCTAAGCAACTTGAAGAGGCGGTGGCGTCTTTCTTTGAAGCAGCTGAAGGCACCCGTTATCACTATGACCTACATACGGCGATTCGCGCCTCTAAAAATGAAAAGTTTGCGGTTTATCCTTATCTTCACGACAGAGTTCACAGCAAAGGCCAGCTAGCCTTTCTAGCAGCATGCGGCGTGAAAACTATCCTTCTTTCTGAAAGCTCAACCACCACGTTTAGCTATTTCTCTTCGTATCAATATAACGCCCATGCGTTTACCGTTGAACTTGGAAAAGTACGCCCATTCGGGCAAAACGACATGAGCCGATTTGCCGATGCTAAAAACGCACTTACGCAGCTTATAACTCAAAAAGACTTTGCGCCTTCGGTGAATATGGAAGACCTTGATATCTATCGCGTTAACCAGATTATAAATCGCAACGAAGAGCAATTTACGCTTCATTTCGACGACGATACACCAAATTTCACTGACTACGCTAAAGGCACTGTGTTGGCGTCTGAACCAAACAAAGAGTACGTAGCAGAGCAAGACGGTGAAGCCATTGTATTTCCTAATGCGAAAGTTGCCATAGGGCAACGAGCCTTATTAACCGTTGTACCTACCACATTGGATAAGTTAGATGTTTAA
- a CDS encoding dicarboxylate/amino acid:cation symporter → MSNKQSLLSNIGVQVVIAMFIGTAVGAFMGASAEMFAPLGAIFINLIKMLVIPLVAVALISGAAGLGNSTNAGKVGLSTLAYFGLTSALAVALALIMGEVFKPGIGIDVSSVQSMFSGEYASKGELPSFWATVTGMIPTNVFASLTNANILQILVFCLFFGLALSKQPKKNREPILNGVNTIVDAMVWMINCVMKIAPIGVFGLMAEAVGTFGFSALMVVFKLFLVFTAAILVFGFVVYPLLVQLFTKTSAKSFLVAMKKPQAVALSTASSMATLPVTMNTVENELGVRNATASFVLPLGATINMSGNAIYYGLVAVFFAQLFNIDLSMGAYIAIILTSTLGAVGQAGVPGPSFLVVAVLLAAGIPIEGLPLLFALDRIFDMIRTALNITGDAACAVIIDTIAIDKGDVDTSTSDATLEEKMGTDKR, encoded by the coding sequence GTGTCTAATAAACAATCCTTACTTAGCAACATAGGCGTGCAAGTTGTCATTGCTATGTTCATCGGTACTGCCGTTGGCGCCTTTATGGGTGCAAGCGCTGAAATGTTCGCACCTTTGGGAGCTATTTTTATCAACCTTATAAAAATGCTGGTTATTCCACTGGTGGCCGTGGCACTTATCTCTGGTGCAGCGGGGCTTGGTAACAGCACCAACGCAGGAAAAGTGGGGTTATCCACTCTGGCCTATTTTGGCTTAACCTCGGCCCTTGCCGTAGCACTTGCGCTAATAATGGGTGAAGTATTTAAGCCGGGTATAGGTATCGACGTATCATCGGTACAGAGCATGTTCTCGGGCGAATATGCCTCTAAAGGTGAACTCCCTTCTTTTTGGGCAACCGTAACAGGCATGATCCCGACCAATGTGTTTGCATCATTAACTAACGCTAACATTCTACAAATTTTAGTGTTTTGCTTATTCTTCGGTCTTGCCCTTTCCAAGCAGCCTAAAAAGAACCGAGAGCCTATTTTAAATGGGGTAAACACCATTGTTGATGCCATGGTGTGGATGATTAACTGCGTAATGAAAATTGCCCCTATCGGCGTTTTTGGCTTGATGGCAGAAGCAGTAGGCACATTCGGTTTTTCCGCGCTCATGGTGGTGTTCAAACTTTTCTTAGTGTTTACTGCTGCTATTTTAGTGTTTGGTTTTGTGGTCTACCCCCTATTGGTTCAGTTATTCACAAAAACCTCGGCTAAGTCTTTTCTTGTTGCGATGAAAAAGCCGCAGGCAGTGGCGTTATCAACTGCATCATCTATGGCAACGCTGCCTGTTACTATGAATACTGTGGAAAACGAACTCGGTGTAAGAAATGCAACGGCGTCGTTCGTATTGCCGTTAGGTGCCACTATCAACATGAGCGGTAACGCCATCTATTACGGCTTAGTGGCGGTGTTTTTTGCGCAGCTTTTCAATATTGATTTATCAATGGGTGCTTATATTGCGATTATCCTAACTTCCACTCTTGGCGCCGTTGGGCAAGCAGGTGTACCCGGGCCGTCATTCCTGGTCGTTGCCGTATTGCTCGCTGCAGGCATTCCTATTGAAGGCTTACCTTTGTTGTTTGCCCTCGACAGGATTTTTGACATGATCCGTACCGCCCTGAACATTACCGGTGACGCGGCTTGTGCCGTAATTATTGATACTATTGCTATTGACAAAGGTGATGTTGATACGAGTACTAGCGATGCGACCTTAGAAGAAAAGATGGGCACAGATAAGCGCTAG
- a CDS encoding S9 family peptidase, with amino-acid sequence MLRKWMFVLFAACSCQLFAQDGLQYQKPSKEILDLVDVTLAPATLVDDAQKNMVLLFRDNYKSIEDLSKEELRLAGLRIDPVTNIGSRVTYYNKLEVQRVGSQDGITVKGMPETPRLTNFSWSPNQRYMAFTHTTNEGVELWVLDIKAAAARKLFDKPINANMGDTLNWNADSLSLLVKVVPKNRKDLIDTSVAVPTGPTISVSDGKKAQNRTYQDLLKNKNDEFNFEQLARSEIYNVPLKGEPSPWLASGMYGNISVSPAGDYVMVEEYKPPFSYLVTYRRFPHTISLYNKNGTLAKTLVDVPLIEDLPQGFMAVRTGPRDVQWRNDKPNTIVYAEALDGGDPDIEVTHRDKLMQLEPPFSGEAEQILKTEDRFYRFIWSNDSLAVAMDYWWNTRNLKTYLFSPDQSKPAKIISNRSYQDKYSDPGSFVTRKNGYFKDVLALDGENAFLLGDGFTPEGQFPFLDKLNLKTLETSRVYSSEYTDKFEDLRDFNMENDRLLVRIESKRDYPNYYFRNLKDNTLTQLTHFENPFESIQNVKKEVITYKRNDGLDLTGTLYLPTDYEEGKRYPMILWAYPEEFKDKSSAGQNTQNPNRFIYPWYGSPIYWVTKGYVVLDDASFPIVGEGDEEPNDTFRTQLVANAKAAIDALDEKGLIDPARVAVGGHSYGAFMVANLLSHSDLFAAGIARSGAYNRTLTPFGFQSEERHYWDAPEVYYTMSPFMHAEKMKTPLLLIHGEADNNSGTYPMQSERYFNALKGLGAVTRLVMLPKESHGYRAKESVLHTLWEQDQWLEKYVKNKGTKQAQ; translated from the coding sequence ATGCTAAGAAAATGGATGTTTGTCCTATTTGCCGCATGCTCCTGCCAACTATTTGCGCAGGATGGCCTTCAGTATCAAAAACCGTCTAAAGAAATTCTAGATTTAGTAGATGTTACGCTAGCGCCGGCTACTCTTGTGGATGATGCACAGAAGAATATGGTGCTGTTGTTCCGCGATAACTATAAGTCGATAGAAGACTTATCTAAAGAAGAGCTTCGCTTAGCAGGCCTTAGAATTGACCCTGTCACCAATATTGGCAGTCGCGTCACTTACTACAATAAATTAGAGGTTCAGCGCGTAGGGAGTCAGGACGGTATTACTGTTAAAGGCATGCCTGAAACTCCGCGTTTAACTAACTTTTCGTGGTCACCGAATCAGCGCTATATGGCGTTTACTCACACTACAAATGAAGGTGTAGAGTTATGGGTGCTCGATATAAAAGCAGCGGCAGCGAGAAAGCTTTTTGACAAACCCATTAACGCGAATATGGGTGATACCTTAAATTGGAATGCAGATAGTCTTTCTCTTTTGGTTAAAGTCGTGCCTAAAAATAGAAAAGACTTAATCGACACCAGCGTAGCTGTGCCAACAGGCCCAACGATTTCAGTGAGCGACGGTAAAAAAGCACAAAACCGCACATACCAAGACTTGCTGAAAAACAAAAACGACGAGTTTAATTTTGAGCAATTAGCCCGTTCTGAAATTTATAACGTGCCATTGAAAGGAGAGCCTTCACCTTGGTTAGCGTCAGGGATGTATGGCAATATTAGCGTTTCCCCGGCCGGTGACTACGTAATGGTTGAGGAGTACAAGCCCCCGTTTTCTTATTTAGTGACCTACCGCCGCTTCCCCCACACTATTAGCTTGTATAATAAAAATGGAACGCTAGCTAAAACACTTGTCGACGTTCCGCTTATCGAAGACTTACCACAAGGCTTCATGGCTGTTCGTACCGGACCTCGCGATGTACAGTGGCGCAACGATAAACCAAATACAATTGTGTATGCTGAAGCGCTAGACGGCGGAGACCCAGACATAGAAGTAACGCACCGAGACAAGCTCATGCAGCTTGAGCCGCCATTTAGTGGCGAAGCTGAGCAAATTCTAAAAACAGAAGACAGATTTTATCGTTTTATTTGGAGCAACGACAGCCTTGCGGTAGCGATGGATTATTGGTGGAATACTCGTAATCTTAAAACCTATTTGTTCAGCCCTGATCAAAGTAAACCTGCGAAGATTATCTCAAACCGAAGCTATCAGGATAAATACAGCGATCCAGGCAGTTTTGTTACTCGCAAAAATGGATACTTCAAAGATGTCCTTGCGTTAGATGGAGAGAATGCGTTTTTGCTGGGAGATGGTTTTACGCCTGAAGGGCAGTTCCCGTTCTTAGATAAATTAAATCTTAAAACCCTTGAAACATCGCGGGTATATTCAAGTGAGTACACCGACAAATTTGAAGATTTGCGCGATTTCAATATGGAAAATGACCGCTTGCTGGTAAGAATAGAGTCTAAGCGAGACTACCCGAACTACTATTTCCGTAACTTAAAAGATAACACGCTGACTCAGCTAACCCACTTTGAAAACCCTTTCGAAAGCATTCAAAACGTCAAGAAAGAAGTGATTACGTACAAGCGTAACGACGGCTTAGATTTAACAGGTACCTTGTATTTGCCAACAGATTACGAAGAAGGCAAACGCTACCCAATGATCCTATGGGCCTACCCAGAAGAATTTAAGGATAAATCGAGCGCAGGCCAAAATACACAAAACCCTAATCGTTTTATTTATCCATGGTACGGCTCGCCTATATATTGGGTAACCAAAGGCTATGTTGTGTTAGACGATGCTTCTTTCCCTATTGTAGGGGAAGGGGATGAAGAGCCCAACGACACTTTTAGGACTCAGTTGGTTGCCAACGCAAAGGCAGCAATTGATGCGCTAGACGAAAAAGGACTTATTGACCCAGCGCGAGTCGCAGTAGGCGGTCATAGCTATGGTGCGTTCATGGTGGCAAACCTGTTGTCTCATTCAGATTTATTTGCAGCCGGAATTGCACGCTCTGGTGCCTACAATCGTACACTGACGCCATTTGGCTTCCAGTCAGAAGAACGCCATTACTGGGATGCGCCAGAAGTGTATTACACCATGTCGCCATTTATGCACGCTGAGAAAATGAAGACGCCACTTTTACTAATACATGGCGAAGCGGACAATAATTCGGGAACGTATCCTATGCAAAGTGAACGTTATTTTAACGCACTGAAAGGCTTAGGCGCAGTGACGCGATTAGTTATGTTGCCTAAGGAAAGTCATGGCTACCGTGCAAAAGAAAGCGTATTGCACACCCTGTGGGAGCAAGACCAGTGGCTTGAAAAGTATGTGAAAAACAAAGGCACTAAACAAGCACAATAA
- a CDS encoding DUF2897 family protein, which yields MSTTWVIIVIVLVLGVVIGNITLLKYSAKFKFPTPSKPFDDEDGDEYDNPKRDTDHLHAESEKRGDNTPLVQTQVTQDSSAQGLSHKNSVTNNEKPSAHNNNSDNGKKT from the coding sequence ATGAGTACTACCTGGGTCATTATCGTTATTGTTTTAGTATTGGGCGTAGTTATTGGAAATATCACGTTACTTAAATACAGTGCTAAGTTTAAATTCCCTACCCCCTCTAAGCCTTTTGATGATGAAGATGGTGACGAGTACGACAATCCAAAAAGAGATACTGACCACCTACATGCTGAGTCTGAAAAGCGCGGCGACAATACCCCGTTAGTGCAAACACAGGTTACTCAGGATTCTAGCGCTCAGGGCTTAAGTCATAAAAACTCAGTTACAAACAATGAAAAGCCTAGCGCACATAATAATAATAGCGATAACGGCAAAAAAACGTGA